Proteins from a genomic interval of Narcine bancroftii isolate sNarBan1 chromosome 12, sNarBan1.hap1, whole genome shotgun sequence:
- the tmem186 gene encoding LOW QUALITY PROTEIN: transmembrane protein 186 (The sequence of the model RefSeq protein was modified relative to this genomic sequence to represent the inferred CDS: inserted 3 bases in 3 codons; deleted 1 base in 1 codon), with amino-acid sequence MCTLSVQWKNNINSTQKQNVENTEGTVSVMFNATYLQCRPLGTRVKLFKKLFDFCQRTCQSRSLMPVCASSTPKNAVDFSQFKFYATAHRQQLTKLDLGAYKGERGAVDQIQSRTMFMXGQEYRTQPMTTISDNQHYTVVYRFQGIRFLSAISKLKIIQTGLTVVLVPTVYXLYLQNLIQYSLVCNVTGLSGFAVVMLYSMSYYLRHFIGMMYLNNSGTTLMVSNLTFWGRRNDFYVPVQDVIPLGDTEDARNDTILQFXRYNSSEVFYFTIKFGQIVDKQKFLQVFGGIH; translated from the exons ATGTGCACGCTGAGTGTACAATGGAAAAATAATATAAATTCAACACAAAAACAAAATGTGGAAAATACGGAGGGCACAGTTAGTGTGATGTTTAACGCAACGTATTTACAGTGCCGTCCAttggggaccagg gTGAAACTTTTTAAGAAACTATTCGACTTTTGTCAAAGAACATGCCAATCAAGATCTTTGATGCCTGTGTGTGCCTCAAGTACCCCAAAAAATGCAGTTGATTTCAGTCAGTTCAAGTTTTATGCCACGGCCCATCGTCAGCAACTCACAAAGCTCGATCTCGGAGCATACAAAGGGGAACGTGGTGCAGTAGATCAGATTCAAAGTCGAACTATGTTTA GTGGCCAAGAATACCGTACGCAACCAATGACCACAATTTCTGATAATCAACATTACACAGTTGTGTACAGATTTCAAGGGATAAGATTCTTGAGTGCTATTTCtaagttaaaaataattcaaactGGTCTAACTGTTGTTCTTGTACCTACAGTTT CTCTTTACCTGCAGAACCTGATACAATATTCTCTGGTTTGTAATGTCACTGGATTATCAGGATTTGCTGTTGTCATGCTTTATTCTATGAGCTACTATCTAAGACATTTCATTGGGATGATGTATTTGAATAACTCAGGAACCACATTGATGGTTTCA AATCTGACTTTTTGGGGAAGGAGGAATGACTTTTATGTTCCAGTTCAAGATGTCATACCTCTTGGAGATACAGAAGATGCAAGAAATGACACCATTCTGCAGT AAAGGTACAATAGTAGTGAAGTTTTCTACTTCACAATTAAGTTTGGTCAGATAGTTGATAAGCAAAAATTCTTGCAGGTATTTGGTGGAATTCATTAA